A single window of Vicingaceae bacterium DNA harbors:
- a CDS encoding glycosyl transferase has translation MNKPTILYGILNWGLGHAARSIPLIESLAVKYNVIIVASGESCHFLKNNLNQHNISLLETPDYSIHYYNYMPAWGSVITQLPKLFAIKNMHLKLAANLVDKYHPVAIISDSLFGFSHNKIPSILISHQLHHPYNFIYNRLIKQLNKLYDYIWIPDSPRNPLSGLLSKTEGYSQKVSYIGVLSRFQKIKSNIQSGENKQALIILSGPEPMRSYFLEYTLKKIKKKYDTIIVAGHTKYQNKTIENPNVTYKGTLNIPAMASLISGCDTIISRNGYTTLMDLCVLQKKAILIPTPGQPEQKYLAKYFVKKGWAAPANYFRNGIEITQWPDVEYFDGKIPCFE, from the coding sequence ATGAACAAACCGACCATATTATATGGCATTTTAAACTGGGGGCTTGGCCATGCAGCCCGTTCTATTCCTTTAATTGAGTCACTTGCTGTTAAATATAATGTAATTATAGTAGCAAGTGGAGAATCTTGCCATTTTTTAAAAAACAATTTAAATCAACATAATATTTCACTGTTAGAAACGCCTGATTATTCTATTCATTATTACAATTATATGCCTGCTTGGGGTTCCGTCATCACGCAATTGCCTAAATTGTTTGCCATAAAAAACATGCATTTAAAGTTGGCAGCCAATTTAGTTGATAAGTATCATCCGGTGGCCATCATTTCTGACAGTTTATTTGGTTTTTCCCATAATAAAATACCGTCTATTTTGATTTCCCATCAATTGCACCATCCATACAATTTCATTTATAACCGGCTAATCAAGCAATTAAACAAATTGTATGATTACATTTGGATACCCGACAGTCCGAGGAATCCCTTGAGTGGTCTATTATCCAAAACAGAAGGTTATTCTCAGAAAGTATCATATATCGGAGTATTATCAAGATTCCAAAAAATTAAATCAAACATTCAATCCGGTGAAAATAAACAAGCTCTGATCATTTTATCGGGTCCGGAACCCATGCGCAGTTATTTTTTGGAATATACGTTAAAAAAAATCAAAAAAAAATACGATACAATTATTGTGGCCGGTCATACAAAATATCAAAATAAGACAATTGAAAACCCAAATGTGACATACAAAGGCACATTAAATATACCTGCGATGGCCTCATTGATATCCGGGTGCGACACAATTATTTCGCGCAATGGCTACACAACCCTGATGGACTTGTGTGTGTTGCAAAAAAAGGCCATACTCATTCCTACTCCCGGACAACCCGAACAAAAATATCTGGCAAAATACTTTGTTAAAAAAGGATGGGCTGCGCCGGCAAACTATTTCCGCAACGGAATTGAAATAACTCAATGGCCGGATGTGGAATATTTTGATGGGAAAATACCATGTTTCGAATAA
- the purF gene encoding amidophosphoribosyltransferase — MAEEIKHECGIAFIRLRKPLEYYLEKYNTPAYAINKLYLLMEKQHNRGQDGAGVAAVHLDIPAGIPYIHRIRQTENQAIKYIFEKIHKPFEKLPSSKWKNARWLKENVPFSGEILLGHLRYGTYGSNTIQNCHPFIRQNNWMTRNLVLAGNFNLTNNDEIFTELIEIGQHPKEKTDTVTVMEKIGHFLDEENDQLVSQFKALGYSKKEITSLIIEHLKPENILRNASKKWDGGYLMTGILGHGDAFIFRDPNGIRPGFYYIDDEIIVVASERPAIQTAFNLKTNQIHEIPPGQALIIKKSGEYYFSKILEPGKKLSCSFERIYFSRGSDEDIYRERKKLGQNLCEKVLQSINYDLDNTVFSFIPNTAEVAFLGLIKALEDYINLDKIKILSQGNNFSETELKTILQRRARVEKIAIKDAKLRTFITQDSSRNDLVAHVYDITYGTIREGIDTLVVLDDSIVRGTTLRESILRMLDRLGPKKIVVVSSAPQIRYPDCYGIDMAKLGDLVAFQAAIALIKERNMEHLIDEVYALCKQDIDKPKEDIVNHVKKIYDPFTADEISDKISELLHPADIKADVQIVYQTIEGLHDACPNHLGDWYFTGNYPTPGGNKVAIKSFIYYMENIPERAY, encoded by the coding sequence ATGGCCGAAGAAATCAAACACGAATGCGGAATTGCCTTTATCAGGCTTAGAAAACCCCTTGAATATTATTTGGAAAAATATAACACCCCGGCCTATGCCATCAATAAATTGTATTTATTGATGGAGAAGCAACATAATCGCGGACAAGATGGAGCCGGTGTGGCTGCTGTTCATTTGGATATACCGGCCGGGATTCCATATATTCACCGTATTAGGCAGACCGAAAATCAAGCCATTAAATACATTTTTGAAAAAATCCATAAACCTTTTGAGAAACTTCCTTCTTCAAAATGGAAAAATGCCCGTTGGCTCAAAGAAAATGTCCCTTTTTCAGGCGAAATTCTACTTGGCCATTTGAGATACGGAACTTATGGATCGAACACCATACAAAATTGCCACCCATTTATACGTCAAAACAACTGGATGACACGCAATCTGGTGCTTGCCGGAAACTTCAACCTTACCAATAACGATGAAATTTTCACTGAATTAATCGAAATTGGTCAACATCCAAAAGAAAAAACCGACACCGTGACGGTAATGGAAAAAATTGGTCACTTCCTCGATGAAGAAAATGACCAATTGGTATCACAATTCAAAGCTCTTGGATATAGCAAAAAAGAAATCACTTCGCTTATCATCGAACATCTAAAACCTGAAAACATCCTTCGCAATGCTTCCAAAAAATGGGATGGCGGTTATTTGATGACCGGAATTTTAGGACATGGCGATGCATTTATTTTTCGTGATCCAAATGGAATCCGTCCCGGATTTTATTATATCGATGATGAAATTATCGTGGTAGCTTCCGAAAGACCCGCCATACAAACTGCATTCAATTTAAAAACAAATCAAATACACGAAATTCCGCCCGGACAGGCATTAATTATCAAAAAGTCCGGTGAATATTATTTTTCCAAAATACTGGAACCCGGTAAAAAACTTTCCTGCTCTTTCGAAAGAATTTATTTTTCTCGAGGAAGCGATGAAGATATTTACCGCGAAAGAAAAAAATTGGGGCAAAACTTATGCGAGAAAGTGTTGCAATCTATCAACTATGATCTTGACAACACGGTGTTTTCATTTATTCCCAATACAGCCGAAGTAGCATTTCTTGGTTTAATCAAAGCGCTGGAAGATTATATCAACCTCGACAAAATCAAAATACTTTCTCAAGGAAATAACTTTTCTGAGACCGAATTAAAAACAATCTTACAACGCAGGGCAAGAGTAGAAAAAATTGCCATTAAAGATGCCAAGCTAAGAACATTCATCACTCAAGACAGCTCAAGAAATGATTTGGTGGCACATGTTTACGATATTACTTACGGAACTATACGCGAAGGCATAGACACCCTCGTGGTGCTGGATGATTCAATTGTAAGGGGAACAACACTTCGTGAAAGCATATTGAGAATGCTTGACCGCCTTGGCCCAAAAAAAATTGTTGTTGTTTCATCTGCACCTCAAATTCGTTATCCCGATTGTTACGGTATTGATATGGCCAAATTGGGCGATTTAGTTGCCTTCCAGGCAGCCATTGCTTTGATCAAAGAACGCAACATGGAACATTTGATTGATGAAGTGTATGCATTGTGTAAACAAGATATTGACAAACCTAAAGAAGACATTGTCAATCACGTTAAAAAAATTTATGATCCATTTACTGCCGATGAAATTTCGGACAAAATTTCCGAATTGCTCCACCCTGCCGACATAAAAGCCGACGTACAGATTGTTTATCAGACCATTGAAGGTTTACATGATGCTTGTCCCAATCATTTGGGTGATTGGTATTTTACAGGCAATTATCCGACTCCCGGTGGCAATAAAGTAGCTATCAAATCTTTTATTTATTACATGGAAAATATTCCTGAAAGGGCTTATTGA
- the ychF gene encoding ribosome-binding ATPase YchF produces MSLKCGIVGLPNVGKSTLFNCLSNAKAQAANFPFCTIEPNVGTINVPDQRLEKLAELVKPQKVVPTTIEIVDIAGLVKGASKGEGLGNQFLSNIRETDAILHVLRCFEDSNITHVDGSVNPLRDKEIIDTELQLKDLETIEKRLANVSKKALTSGDKEAKKQLEVYSKVKDTLLQGKNARTLDLTDEEKELIKDLHLLTAKPVLYVCNVGETEVVTGNEWTKKVEEMARLEGADVLILGAKIEAEIAELESYEDRKVFLAELGLDEPGVSKLIRSAYKLLNLQTFFTAGEKEVRAWTIPVNTKAPQAAGVIHSDFEKGFIRAEVISYEDFIKYGSEAAVKEAGKLRIEGKDYVVQDGDIMHFRFNV; encoded by the coding sequence ATGTCATTAAAATGCGGAATTGTCGGTTTACCAAACGTAGGTAAAAGTACTTTATTCAATTGCTTGTCAAATGCCAAAGCACAGGCGGCAAATTTTCCTTTTTGTACAATTGAACCCAATGTGGGCACGATCAATGTGCCGGATCAAAGATTGGAAAAATTGGCAGAATTGGTAAAGCCACAAAAAGTAGTTCCAACCACCATCGAAATTGTCGATATTGCGGGGCTAGTCAAAGGTGCAAGCAAAGGAGAGGGATTGGGCAACCAATTTTTGTCAAACATTCGTGAAACAGATGCAATTTTACATGTTTTAAGATGTTTTGAAGATAGCAATATTACTCATGTGGACGGAAGTGTTAATCCCTTGAGGGATAAAGAAATTATCGATACCGAATTGCAACTCAAAGACCTTGAAACCATCGAGAAAAGATTGGCAAATGTTTCAAAAAAAGCACTGACTTCGGGTGATAAAGAAGCAAAAAAACAGCTTGAAGTGTATTCAAAAGTTAAAGACACTTTGTTGCAAGGAAAGAATGCGCGCACTTTGGACTTGACAGATGAGGAGAAAGAATTGATAAAAGATTTGCATTTGTTAACGGCTAAACCGGTATTGTATGTTTGCAACGTGGGGGAAACCGAAGTGGTGACCGGAAATGAATGGACGAAAAAGGTAGAGGAAATGGCCCGGTTGGAAGGTGCAGATGTGTTGATTTTAGGTGCAAAAATTGAAGCAGAAATTGCAGAATTGGAAAGTTATGAAGATAGAAAAGTTTTTTTGGCAGAATTGGGTTTAGACGAGCCGGGGGTATCCAAGTTGATTCGTTCGGCTTATAAGTTATTGAATCTTCAAACTTTTTTTACAGCCGGAGAGAAAGAAGTAAGAGCTTGGACCATTCCGGTAAATACTAAAGCACCTCAGGCCGCGGGAGTAATTCACAGTGATTTTGAAAAGGGCTTTATCCGTGCTGAGGTAATTTCATATGAAGATTTCATCAAATATGGTTCGGAAGCTGCCGTGAAAGAAGCCGGAAAACTTCGCATCGAAGGCAAAGATTATGTAGTGCAGGATGGAGATATTATGCATTTTCGTTTTAATGTGTAA
- a CDS encoding peptidase M23 has product MKKLILFIVVAILLVLLAFYPGNREPVDKKPSKSTQVVKKTEMLYGIPADSFEVVRSIVRPGQTLSHLLTPHLNNTEIYQLVQLFKDRINLENIRAGDKYTIFLKNDSSRHPAYFVYEPDEYQYWRIKFDSIPSLEIIKKSVTFQPRIVAGSIQSSLFETLEKINAPVELAIKMSEIYAWTIDFYRLQKNDSFIVYYQQEFIEDKPYGVGRIIAAKFKHAGQWINAYYFVTDSAKKQSDYFDEKGMSLRKSFLKAPVKFSRISSRYSLKRFHPVQKRFKAHLGTDYAAPKGTPIYATGDGVVIEAKFKIYNGNYVKIRHNSTYTTQYLHMSKIAPGIRPGVHVRQGQVIGYVGSTGLATGPHVCYRFWKNGKQVDPLKEKFPAANPVPDSLKENFSRMLDQLNEKMDSLLSKSNPV; this is encoded by the coding sequence ATGAAAAAACTCATTTTATTTATAGTTGTTGCGATTCTATTGGTACTGCTGGCATTTTATCCCGGAAATAGAGAACCGGTTGACAAGAAACCGTCAAAAAGTACACAAGTGGTCAAAAAAACAGAAATGTTATATGGCATTCCTGCTGATTCGTTTGAAGTAGTACGATCCATAGTTCGCCCCGGGCAAACTTTATCACATCTACTAACGCCTCATCTCAACAATACCGAAATCTACCAATTGGTCCAATTATTTAAAGATAGAATCAATTTAGAAAACATTCGTGCAGGTGACAAATACACGATTTTTTTGAAAAATGACAGCTCCCGCCATCCGGCTTATTTCGTTTACGAACCTGATGAATATCAATACTGGAGAATAAAATTTGACTCAATTCCCTCTTTGGAAATAATTAAAAAATCGGTCACTTTTCAACCCCGTATTGTTGCAGGAAGCATTCAATCATCACTTTTTGAAACATTGGAAAAAATTAATGCCCCTGTCGAACTTGCCATTAAAATGTCGGAAATCTATGCATGGACGATTGATTTTTACCGTTTGCAAAAAAATGACTCATTTATAGTATATTACCAACAAGAATTTATTGAAGACAAACCCTACGGGGTTGGACGGATTATTGCAGCAAAATTCAAACACGCAGGCCAATGGATTAATGCTTATTATTTTGTGACCGACAGCGCAAAAAAACAAAGCGATTATTTTGATGAAAAGGGTATGTCGTTGAGAAAATCCTTTTTAAAGGCTCCTGTTAAATTTAGCAGAATATCTTCCCGGTATTCATTAAAAAGATTTCATCCGGTGCAAAAACGCTTTAAAGCACATTTGGGCACCGATTATGCGGCTCCAAAGGGAACTCCCATATATGCTACAGGCGACGGTGTGGTCATCGAAGCTAAATTTAAAATATACAATGGCAATTATGTTAAAATACGTCACAATTCCACCTATACCACTCAATATCTGCATATGAGCAAAATTGCTCCGGGTATCAGGCCGGGTGTTCATGTAAGGCAAGGTCAGGTGATTGGTTATGTAGGAAGTACCGGTCTTGCAACCGGCCCGCATGTTTGTTACCGTTTTTGGAAAAATGGAAAACAAGTGGACCCTTTAAAAGAAAAATTTCCTGCTGCCAATCCTGTGCCTGATTCACTTAAAGAAAATTTCAGCAGAATGCTCGACCAACTCAATGAAAAAATGGATTCGCTATTATCGAAATCTAATCCTGTATGA